A window of [Ruminococcus] lactaris ATCC 29176 genomic DNA:
TACGATTAACGACCATTTAACAGATGGAGATTTTAGTGGAACATTAAGAGACTTGCAAGGGGATCCAGTTCCAAATGGCAGAGGTGGATATTTTGATCATTTAGGAGAAATGCAAGATTCTTATAAATCGTTACGAAAAATTAAGAAAGCCTTAGAAGGTTCACTAAAAAATCCAAACCTCTCTGATGTAGATAGAGCATTATTGCAAGAAGGGCTGAATAAAGCAAATTCTTATATTAATAAAATAGAGGAATTGTTTGATCCCTATGGAGGTATAAATTGATGCAAGACAAGAGAAAAATAAAAGAAATATATAATTGTATATCTATTTCCTCTAATGAGGAATTGTATCCATTGCAGAAATGGTATAATCAATTAATAGAAAAAACAATTGCAGAAATTACTGTGGAAGATGTTTTAAGAATGATACGTCAAAAAGAATTTACAAATCTTGCTGTATCAAAGGCAATAAATTTTTTGAAAGAGGATGTATTTGTTGGCGAATTATATGAAGGTGAGCTCCTTGAAAAAGTATCAGAAATGGATAGTTCATTTTTAATATCTTATGCAGATGACTTAAAAAATATTATTAAGAATGCATTAGTAAAAAGTGAAACACGTGACTGGATATATGCCGGAGAAGAGGAAGAATTTAAAGATATGATAGATACTTTATCCAAAAAAATAATGTGATAAGTTGATTAATTTTTTGAAAGAGGTTTAAATCTTTTGTGCTGGGAGGAATAACTAAATGGTAAATCTTATTCAAATGATAGTTGCGCAGGCTGCAACGACAGCATTTGAAGTGATAATGCAGAAGAAAACTTTGGATTTGATTGAAAGTAGTGAAAAGGAATGGAACGAAAATTTCCGCTATTTTGTATCAGGATATTATGAGGGAATTGCTATTCGATACCTGTGACCGGTACTCTGTATATTTCTTGTGTTGTGTACAATTGGTTCGTATATAAGTGGATCAGAAAACTGGGGATATAGTCTGTTTTTCATGGCGTGTGCCATCGCAATGTTTGTATATACGATTGTACTTCAAAAAAATATGTGGGTTATTCTTTACTGGAAGGGTGGACTGCTATTTATGGATCGTGGTGGGAATATGGTCAGCAAAATCCTATCTAATGCATTATCACAGGTAAAATTCAAAGGACGAAAAATAATCATTCCTTATAATGGTAAAAGATATGTGATTGTACGATGCAAAAATGATAATGAAAAGGATGTCCAGGAGATGTTGCAATTTTACCACCTTGTGTGATGCGGATTGGATGATTCAGTAGGGAGAAAGAGTAGTGAGAAAATTATATTGTATATTATTATGTGGCTTCATTGTATTAAGTGTTTTAGGATGC
This region includes:
- a CDS encoding contact-dependent growth inhibition system immunity protein; translated protein: MQDKRKIKEIYNCISISSNEELYPLQKWYNQLIEKTIAEITVEDVLRMIRQKEFTNLAVSKAINFLKEDVFVGELYEGELLEKVSEMDSSFLISYADDLKNIIKNALVKSETRDWIYAGEEEEFKDMIDTLSKKIM